A window of the Candidatus Aminicenantes bacterium genome harbors these coding sequences:
- a CDS encoding Lrp/AsnC family transcriptional regulator, translating into MIEAMDRKLVRALNANARKSYREMAKELGTSTTAVIRGIKKLEASGAISGYIPVVDPAAFGFDLTVVVSLRINQGRLLEAQRQIARDPHVALVLDVTGEWDSLVVAHFRGREDLNTFLKKINGMRQVARTVTHIVLNSIKNERRLAV; encoded by the coding sequence TGGATAGAAAGCTGGTCCGAGCTCTGAACGCCAACGCCCGCAAGAGCTACCGCGAGATGGCCAAGGAGCTGGGCACTTCCACCACCGCGGTCATCCGCGGCATCAAGAAGCTGGAAGCCTCCGGCGCCATCAGCGGATACATCCCTGTCGTCGACCCGGCCGCGTTTGGGTTCGACCTGACCGTGGTCGTCTCGCTGCGGATCAATCAGGGCCGGCTCCTGGAGGCCCAGCGCCAGATCGCTCGCGACCCGCACGTGGCCCTGGTCCTCGACGTCACGGGGGAGTGGGATTCGCTCGTGGTGGCCCATTTCCGCGGCCGCGAGGATCTCAACACGTTCCTGAAAAAGATCAACGGCATGAGACAGGTCGCCCGGACGGTCACCCACATCGTCCTCAACTCGATCAAGAACGAGCGGCGCCTGGCCGTTTAA